A genomic stretch from Shewanella sediminis HAW-EB3 includes:
- a CDS encoding molybdopterin-dependent oxidoreductase, whose product MSEQQVPSYCAQCISRCGCLVTVKDGVLTKVQNLAGHPTGDVVCVKGKAAPQIVYHPDRLLMPMQRTQPKGSDNPGWQPISWQQALGTIADKLGQFRSQSGAKSVCWGITTPSATAIADSFIWINRLAHAFGSPNKLFATENCNWHKDFSHAYVFGQGIGMPDYKNTDCILLWGFNPKETWPAHALQVTEAQKRGAKLIVIDPRKAGLAEKSDLWMGITPGTDGALAMALANLLIANKQYDQSFVRRWSNGPLLVRDDNGSLLTAEDLGQCGANDPEQLVAWDERAQAIVLYDVKSCEYQSDSIEDPLFALDDRIELNGISCRPAFSHYRDACQRYTLEYAQSVTGISAEQIEQMASMIGESKAVSYFSWTGTAQHQQATQTTLAIASLYGLTGCLDKRGGNVYFSKPPVNNLMGFSLLSSELRKEALGADKPLGPWKMGWVNSNDLHRSVIHKAPYKTRALIAFGGNPIATKPNEAFVRETLRELEFYVHADLFMNESAKEADIVLPVSSSWERSGLTPGFLVSQQAESLLQLRKPVIEPLGEAKSDTSIVFELAGQLGLGEHFWEGEIDAALEEVLAPTGVSLSELKAQPAGIDLGLKTHYRKYRNQGFNTHSGKLELYSECLLKSGYSPVPQFPEIQAPSDYPLILTSAKFRAHCHSQHKNIGMLNRRADAPLVEISRALAQELSISANQTIIIETPIGRMTAIARLNADLAKNVLCAQYGWQESGKNYNGIIEQTQSDPISGSNRLKSQWCRIRKLETQPG is encoded by the coding sequence ATGAGTGAGCAGCAAGTGCCAAGTTATTGCGCTCAATGTATTTCGCGTTGTGGCTGTCTGGTTACGGTGAAAGATGGGGTGCTAACTAAGGTACAGAATCTTGCGGGTCATCCGACCGGAGATGTTGTCTGTGTTAAGGGGAAAGCGGCGCCGCAGATAGTTTATCATCCCGACCGTTTACTCATGCCTATGCAGCGCACTCAGCCCAAGGGGAGCGATAATCCCGGTTGGCAACCTATCTCGTGGCAGCAAGCGCTTGGCACTATCGCCGATAAACTCGGCCAATTCAGATCACAAAGTGGTGCCAAATCTGTTTGTTGGGGCATAACGACACCGAGCGCCACGGCCATTGCAGATAGCTTTATCTGGATTAATCGTCTGGCTCATGCGTTTGGATCTCCCAATAAGCTGTTTGCTACTGAAAACTGTAATTGGCACAAAGACTTTTCTCATGCTTATGTATTCGGTCAAGGCATAGGCATGCCTGACTATAAAAATACCGACTGTATCTTGTTGTGGGGTTTTAATCCGAAAGAAACCTGGCCGGCTCATGCTCTGCAAGTGACTGAGGCGCAAAAACGCGGGGCGAAACTGATCGTTATCGATCCCAGAAAAGCGGGGCTGGCCGAAAAATCTGACTTGTGGATGGGCATCACTCCGGGAACCGATGGGGCGTTGGCTATGGCGTTAGCGAACTTGTTAATCGCTAATAAGCAATATGACCAAAGCTTTGTTCGTCGTTGGAGTAACGGCCCACTCTTAGTGCGCGATGATAACGGCAGCCTGCTGACCGCTGAAGATCTGGGACAGTGTGGTGCTAATGACCCTGAGCAACTCGTTGCCTGGGACGAGCGAGCGCAAGCCATTGTGCTTTATGATGTTAAGTCATGTGAATACCAGAGCGACTCGATAGAAGATCCCCTGTTTGCCCTGGACGACAGGATAGAACTTAATGGGATTTCATGTCGGCCCGCTTTTTCTCATTATAGAGATGCATGTCAGCGCTACACCCTTGAGTATGCCCAATCTGTAACCGGTATTTCGGCTGAGCAAATTGAGCAGATGGCCTCGATGATCGGCGAGTCCAAGGCGGTGAGTTATTTCTCTTGGACGGGGACCGCCCAGCATCAACAGGCTACACAGACTACATTAGCGATAGCGAGCCTATATGGACTCACCGGGTGCCTGGATAAGCGAGGGGGAAATGTCTACTTCTCTAAGCCGCCTGTTAATAATCTTATGGGGTTTTCACTACTGAGCAGTGAGCTGCGAAAAGAGGCGCTGGGGGCTGACAAGCCTCTGGGCCCCTGGAAGATGGGCTGGGTTAACTCAAACGATCTGCATAGAAGTGTGATACATAAAGCGCCCTATAAAACCCGTGCCCTCATCGCCTTTGGCGGCAACCCGATAGCGACTAAACCCAATGAAGCTTTCGTGCGTGAGACTCTGCGGGAGTTGGAGTTCTATGTCCATGCGGATCTATTTATGAATGAGTCGGCCAAAGAGGCCGATATCGTGCTGCCCGTATCCAGCTCGTGGGAACGCTCGGGACTCACCCCAGGCTTTCTGGTTTCACAACAGGCTGAATCCCTGTTGCAGCTGCGTAAACCTGTTATCGAACCTCTGGGCGAGGCTAAGTCGGATACCAGTATTGTGTTTGAACTCGCCGGACAACTGGGGTTGGGGGAGCACTTTTGGGAAGGAGAAATCGATGCTGCCCTCGAGGAGGTATTGGCGCCTACCGGAGTTAGCTTATCAGAGCTTAAGGCACAACCGGCCGGCATAGACTTAGGGCTTAAGACCCATTACCGGAAATATCGAAATCAGGGATTTAATACACACTCCGGCAAGCTGGAGCTCTATTCAGAGTGTCTGCTTAAGTCAGGATATTCACCTGTTCCTCAGTTCCCTGAAATTCAGGCCCCCTCTGACTACCCGCTTATCCTTACCTCTGCAAAATTCAGGGCACATTGTCATAGCCAACATAAGAATATCGGGATGCTGAATCGTCGTGCCGATGCTCCGCTTGTCGAGATAAGCAGGGCACTGGCTCAAGAGTTGTCAATTAGCGCCAATCAGACAATCATTATTGAGACCCCCATCGGCCGAATGACAGCGATTGCCAGGCTCAATGCCGACTTAGCGAAAAATGTGCTGTGTGCTCAGTATGGCTGGCAGGAAAGTGGCAAAAACTATAATGGCATCATAGAGCAGACTCAATCGGATCCCATCAGTGGCTCGAATCGATTGAAGAGTCAGTGGTGCAGAATCCGCAAACTTGAGACTCAGCCTGGCTGA
- a CDS encoding trypsin-like peptidase domain-containing protein: MKYFNQLLITLSLGLAILSSAQALAANKAPEIASKGQAIAEQKQAMKNLHGQLNASLRAAERHTVELTTSELSTLTAPGVDPTGRYRVGVHRAVGKSVSHDNADLIINIPGAYAVRLELAHVKGVVSVFNESGQARQYTEDGFTHTFIGEEVTVRGAAHIEGAGAVNLAGNLCNFNASCVENAQCTSIPNDINAVRNAYASILFRSGGFYYVCSGGLVADSDSNSEVPYFLTARHCVSKGREARTVETFFQYVQSSCSEQQNCSLPDSNTVGSTIVKSGRKGDYSLLRLSDPPPSDSVYLGWNSDPIASTDAAELFRISHPGGAPQAYSKHEVDIDAPNCSSWPRGNWIYSRDLLGATEGGSSGSPVLNGDAEIVGQLSGGCGFNVGDVCDYGNNATVDGAFAAYYSDISQFLGGGDPDPGGDCTDADGDGWCVEEGDCDDADPQVNPGRNDRGRKWGDDGKDNDCNGIIDG; encoded by the coding sequence ATGAAGTACTTCAATCAACTCCTCATAACCCTATCATTAGGGCTTGCCATACTCTCTTCCGCCCAAGCCTTGGCCGCGAATAAGGCCCCGGAAATAGCATCGAAAGGTCAGGCCATAGCTGAGCAGAAACAGGCAATGAAAAACTTGCATGGACAACTCAACGCATCCCTCCGTGCAGCAGAGCGACACACAGTCGAACTGACCACCAGTGAACTCAGCACCTTAACCGCACCAGGGGTGGATCCCACCGGTCGTTACCGGGTCGGAGTACATCGCGCCGTCGGAAAATCGGTTTCACACGATAATGCCGATCTGATTATTAATATTCCCGGCGCCTATGCTGTTCGACTGGAGCTGGCCCATGTGAAGGGTGTGGTTTCTGTGTTCAACGAGTCAGGCCAGGCTCGCCAGTACACAGAAGATGGCTTCACCCATACCTTTATCGGTGAAGAAGTGACAGTTCGTGGCGCGGCTCATATAGAGGGCGCGGGTGCCGTCAATCTCGCAGGGAACCTGTGTAACTTCAATGCCTCCTGTGTTGAGAATGCACAATGCACCAGCATTCCGAACGATATAAATGCCGTGCGTAACGCCTACGCCAGCATACTATTCAGATCCGGTGGTTTCTATTATGTCTGCTCAGGAGGCCTTGTCGCCGACAGCGACAGCAATAGTGAAGTTCCCTACTTTCTGACGGCCAGGCATTGCGTCAGTAAGGGCCGGGAAGCCAGAACTGTCGAAACCTTCTTCCAGTATGTCCAAAGCAGCTGTTCCGAGCAGCAAAATTGTTCTCTCCCCGACTCCAACACAGTTGGCTCAACCATAGTCAAGAGCGGCAGAAAAGGTGACTACTCCCTGCTCCGACTCTCGGATCCCCCCCCCTCCGATTCTGTATATCTGGGCTGGAACTCAGACCCCATAGCATCCACCGATGCAGCCGAACTGTTTCGAATAAGCCATCCGGGCGGTGCTCCTCAGGCATACTCAAAACATGAGGTGGATATTGATGCACCAAACTGTAGCTCCTGGCCACGGGGAAACTGGATCTATAGCCGCGATCTATTGGGTGCTACCGAAGGTGGCAGCAGCGGCTCACCGGTATTAAACGGTGATGCCGAGATAGTGGGCCAACTCAGCGGCGGCTGTGGCTTCAATGTAGGAGACGTATGTGACTATGGTAATAACGCCACAGTCGATGGTGCCTTCGCCGCATATTACTCAGATATTTCACAGTTCCTCGGAGGCGGCGACCCTGACCCCGGTGGTGATTGTACCGATGCCGACGGAGATGGCTGGTGCGTCGAAGAGGGAGATTGTGATGACGCTGATCCTCAAGTGAACCCCGGCAGGAATGATCGTGGACGCAAATGGGGGGATGATGGAAAAGATAATGACTGTAATGGCATTATCGACGGTTAA
- a CDS encoding TonB-dependent hemoglobin/transferrin/lactoferrin family receptor: protein MNKLQVSVLALAVTAALHAQAEEISSVSKSEQGSPPEKTEVIVISGSRMEQEIQQVAGSILVIDEAAIEKSMSNDFGSLFRNESAVGVKGGAGKPTTVTIRGIGGNRVMMVKDGVRVNNQYASPLGPGAEGTGRGLTEVQSLKQVEVVKAAASTMYGSDALGGVVVMRTKDASDYLMGDETYLSVNGGYSGINNEYSAGFTAANSVGNFENLLTYQRREGEETQNYQQDLPDSDLVQDSILLKSKYHFNDHTSLQLSVDYLEQKLERWEPMFDDSSALTEQIDTRRDTQVLNGALQLRSDKPSALHDNLTVVMYYGATKQNEDRDYYSFDGNKQSTNDRNREYIFEDERLGINSTFNKYIGEESYGHNITYGMDLELSSMLRHRTYAEQDSGEWLVSHPFTFADTDSQRIGVFAQDDIKLLDGKLNLIAGIRFDNFENTPDKSTLTSEQDPANFDAMSESFWSPKLGLIYHITDDVSVYGQYTYGYKMPTPDQKWGELVINEPGMPMEVLLKPNYDLESEQSNTFEAGVRGSHNDTSYELTLFYSQVKDYIDWQFLGMEMFPQMNLQYGYFNREEVKLYGFEAQVNQWIGDSLELWGNLSYTHGEDENGDYLNSVSPMRGTLGANYYTELAGMEADVATVVRFADQMDRTTDLDIFPGMDTFNSVYNTPGYAVVDLTFGLRLNDSWKLRTGVYNLFDKEYIDYADVAGQSKYLLNSLGTPDTNFTQPGRYFNVSVNYQF, encoded by the coding sequence ATGAACAAGCTCCAAGTTAGTGTACTGGCGCTGGCAGTCACTGCAGCGCTACATGCTCAAGCCGAAGAGATCTCTTCAGTATCCAAATCAGAACAAGGATCGCCCCCCGAAAAAACTGAAGTAATAGTTATTTCCGGCTCGCGTATGGAGCAAGAAATTCAACAGGTTGCGGGCTCAATCTTAGTCATTGACGAAGCGGCTATCGAAAAAAGCATGAGTAACGACTTTGGTAGCTTGTTCCGTAATGAATCCGCTGTCGGGGTAAAAGGCGGGGCTGGCAAACCAACCACGGTCACCATTCGTGGTATCGGTGGTAACCGAGTGATGATGGTGAAAGACGGTGTACGCGTCAATAACCAGTATGCCTCACCACTGGGACCAGGCGCCGAAGGTACCGGGCGTGGACTCACCGAAGTGCAGAGCCTGAAGCAAGTGGAAGTCGTCAAAGCGGCGGCTTCTACCATGTACGGCTCAGATGCCCTCGGTGGTGTGGTAGTCATGCGTACAAAAGATGCCAGTGATTATCTGATGGGTGATGAGACTTACCTGTCAGTCAACGGTGGCTATAGTGGTATCAATAATGAGTACAGCGCCGGCTTTACGGCCGCCAACAGCGTAGGAAATTTTGAAAATTTACTCACCTACCAGCGCCGTGAGGGTGAAGAGACACAGAACTATCAGCAAGACCTGCCGGACTCAGATTTAGTGCAGGACAGCATCTTACTGAAAAGTAAGTACCACTTCAATGACCACACCTCCTTGCAGTTGAGCGTCGACTATCTGGAGCAGAAACTTGAACGTTGGGAGCCGATGTTTGACGACAGTTCAGCATTAACGGAGCAGATCGATACCCGGCGCGACACCCAGGTACTTAACGGTGCGTTGCAACTGCGCTCAGATAAGCCCAGTGCGCTGCATGATAACCTGACCGTGGTGATGTATTACGGCGCGACTAAGCAGAACGAAGATCGTGATTACTATAGTTTTGACGGCAACAAGCAGTCGACCAATGATCGCAACAGAGAGTACATCTTTGAAGATGAGCGCCTGGGTATTAACAGCACCTTTAATAAATACATAGGCGAAGAGAGCTATGGCCATAACATCACCTACGGGATGGATCTTGAGCTGTCGAGCATGTTGCGTCACCGCACCTACGCCGAACAAGATAGCGGAGAATGGCTAGTCAGCCACCCCTTTACCTTCGCCGATACCGATAGCCAACGAATCGGTGTTTTTGCTCAAGATGATATCAAACTGCTCGACGGAAAACTGAACCTGATAGCTGGGATCCGTTTCGACAACTTTGAAAATACACCAGACAAATCAACCCTGACCTCTGAGCAAGACCCGGCAAATTTTGATGCCATGAGTGAAAGCTTCTGGTCACCCAAATTGGGACTTATCTATCACATAACAGATGATGTCAGCGTCTACGGACAGTACACCTATGGCTACAAGATGCCTACCCCGGATCAGAAGTGGGGAGAATTGGTGATTAATGAACCCGGCATGCCGATGGAAGTATTACTCAAGCCTAACTATGATCTGGAATCGGAACAGAGCAACACCTTCGAAGCCGGCGTTCGTGGCAGCCATAACGATACCAGTTACGAGCTAACCCTGTTCTACAGTCAGGTAAAAGATTACATCGACTGGCAGTTCCTGGGCATGGAGATGTTTCCACAGATGAACCTTCAGTACGGCTACTTTAACCGTGAAGAGGTTAAACTGTACGGCTTTGAAGCCCAGGTGAATCAATGGATAGGTGATAGCTTAGAGCTATGGGGAAACCTATCTTACACCCATGGTGAAGATGAAAACGGTGACTACCTTAATAGTGTCAGCCCTATGCGAGGAACACTTGGTGCCAACTACTACACCGAACTTGCAGGTATGGAAGCCGATGTGGCAACGGTAGTGCGTTTTGCCGATCAAATGGATCGTACCACTGACCTGGATATATTTCCGGGTATGGACACATTTAATAGCGTGTACAACACCCCCGGTTATGCGGTGGTTGATTTAACCTTTGGTCTGCGGCTCAACGATAGCTGGAAGCTAAGAACCGGTGTGTACAATCTATTTGATAAAGAGTATATCGATTATGCCGATGTTGCCGGCCAATCGAAATACCTGCTCAATTCACTTGGCACGCCCGATACCAACTTCACTCAACCTGGGCGCTATTTCAATGTCAGCGTGAACTATCAGTTCTAA